The proteins below come from a single Euleptes europaea isolate rEulEur1 chromosome 5, rEulEur1.hap1, whole genome shotgun sequence genomic window:
- the LOC130478443 gene encoding A-kinase anchor protein 4-like, whose amino-acid sequence MSQEVDWLHSQAGVCKVELYNPDGGKDQDRKVICFVDVASLNIKTTDDKDAAGQSKPNEPATGLDLGKMQDKEVIVIKDSETPEQSKTEGAVCLFKQGSTEELNVVTWLFDDLQKYACGFQHALTPSTSPRQPKPSAADKMSQNNNNTAFKPSGGQKGPADEVAGTVQKLCSLVMQMASKEISENLEDAASKCIRQAIYATKDGKPLNPNSEEGKGGPKKTSLFYGEVSSNQSESIQEEETKAPCTQMAHQRRQTARNDGSSFNKGLMVYANKDAKDMTFSFVKATKVHKRQPLPACVVLKRVFLKHTRDVISDLIDSTMKNLHNVTGVLMTDSDFVTTVKKNLFSAGTQKSTEILEAMVLRMYNALMTETKEKGHSLVYSLLKTGCSMDPNAQSMHFASLKGGLHGGKHPDRGGHDKRPEKSNSTTEFLAKDLILTALMMIQQHLLTQYKEPTSESNTSSFGYFEKGGKHGSRSHGSKGDPQQQDFQKGEIQSALLSIISKVLQEAGFNVDECEINRKPNSCDERSTRKSSSKHYSSEMDSENMDQINKKFIDQLMESVMKLCMYMTKSPDFKPPRPTSIGKPLVPAGSEVIVNNQSSNTSMQNRELQAVLQWMAASHFQVPNLTFMNENDEELKKLPQVADKAAKKNASVGDILQEVMRYFEKQQIDAAVGNMPRGGLLDWLLVNL is encoded by the exons ATGTCTCAGGAAGTCGACTGGCTACACAGCCAAGCGGGCGTGTGCAAGGTAGAGCTCTACAATCCTGACGGAGGGAAAGACCAGGACCgaaaagtgatttgttttgttgatGTCGCCAGCCTGAACATAAAAACCACAGATGATAAAGATGCTGCTGGCCAGTCCAAACCCAATGAACCTGCCACTGGACTTGATTTGGGGAAGATGCAGGACAAAGAGGTCATTGTAATAAAAGACAGTGAGACACCCGAGCAGTCGAAGACTGAAGGAGCTGTCTGCCTTTTCAAACAAGGTTCAACAGAAGAACTCAATGTTGTGACCTGGCTCTTTGACGACCTGCAGAAATATGCATGTGGATTTCAACATGCACTGACTCCTTCGACTTCCCCTCGTCAACCTAAACCATCGGCGGCTGACAAGATGtctcagaacaacaacaacacggCTTTCAAGCCTTCCGGTGGCCAGAAAGGACCTGCAGATGAAGTTGCAGGCACCGTCCAAAAGCTCTGTTCTTTGGTTATGCAAATGGCCAGTAAAGAGATCTCTGAAAATTTGGAAGATGCAGCTAGCAAGTGTATACGCCAAGCGATTTATGCCACAAAGGATGGGAAACCTCTCAATCCTAATTCT GAAGAGGGTAAAGGAGGTCCCAAGAAAACCTCTCTCTTTTATGGCGAAGTATCTTCCAACCAAAGTGAGTCTATTCAGGAAGAAGAAACAAAGGCACCATGTACCCAAATGGCTCACCAAAGGAGACAGACTGCTCGTAATGATGGTAGTTCTTTTAACAAAGGGCTAATGGTTTATGCAAACAAAGATGCTAAGGATATGACGTTCTCATTTGTGAAGGCAACAAAGGTTCACAAGAGGCAACCACTGCCAGCTTGTGTGGTTCTGAAAAGAGTGTTCCTTAAACACACCAGGGATGTCATATCCGACTTAATTGACTCTACTATGAAAAATCTACATAATGTCACTGGGGTCCTCATGACAGACTCCGATTTTGTTACTACAGTTAAGAAGAATCTCTTCAGTGCAGGAACCCAGAAGTCAACTGAGATTTTAGAAGCAATGGTACTACGGATGTATAACGCTCTGATGACAGAAACTAAGGAGAAAGGGCATAGTCTTGTATACTCTTTACTAAAAACAGGATGTTCAATGGATCCAAATGCCCAGAGTATGCATTTTGCATCTCTGAAAGGTGGACTACAT GGAGGCAAACATCCAGACAGGGGAGGTCATGACAAGAGGCCAGAAAAAAGTAACTCCACAACCGAATTTCTAGCAAAAGACCTCATCTTGACTGCTCTGATGATGATACAGCAGCATCTGTTAACTCAGTACAAGGAACCAACTTCAGAGTCAAATACTTCTTCATTTGGATATTTTGAAAAAGGAGGCAAACACGGTTCTAGATCTCATGGTTCCAAGGGTGATCCACAACAACAAGACTTTCAGAAAGGAGAAATACAAAGCGCTCTCCTTTCTATCATCTCAAAGGTCCTACAGGAGGCTGGTTTCAACGTCGATGAGTGTGAGATAAACAGGAAGCCCAATTCATGTGATGAGAGGTCTACCAGAAAGTCCTCATCCAAACACTACAGTTCAGAGATGGACTCTGAAAACATGGATCAAATCAACAAGAAATTCATCGATCAGCTGATGGAATCTGTGATGAAGCTGTGCATGTACATGACTAAAAGCCCCGATTTT AAACCTCCACGGCCGACATCTATTGGAAAGCCACTGGTGCCTGCTGGCTCTGAGGTGATAGTGAACAACCAGAGTTCCAACACCAGTATGCAGAACAGAGAGCTCCAGGCTGTCCTCCAGTGGATGGCTGCCTCCCACTTCCAAGTGCCCAACCTCACGTTCATGAATGAGAATGACGAGGAACTGAAGAAGCTTCCTCAGGTTGCGGACAAAGCAGCCAAGAAGAACGCAAGCGTGGGAGATATTCTGCAGGAGGTAATGAGGTATTTCGAAAAACAACAGATTGATGCCGCTGTGGGAAACATGCCTCGTGGCGGACTTCTCGACTGGTTGCTTGTTAATCTGTAG